CTCAAACTGCCTTGTGGAATACAGGAAAATCATTTTGAGATTATATTTCTCAGAAAAGGAATTGGAAAATGCCCATGGCATAATTTCACCCCTGAAGCGACATAGAGTGCTGTAATTTTCTGTTCTCGGAGAACCGCTTTGGTATTTGCTGCCATGaaatgaaacattaaaaaaaaaaaaaaaattgtttgatTCTCAAACATCAGTTTTTCCCTCTTTCTCCTAGATAAAAtgctgtgggcggggcctgtTTCACAGCCTTCCCCAGTTGCCATGGTGATCTGAAGCCGGAGTGGGCAGCAGGCACGTGATGGACCGGTGCAAGCATGTGGGCAGACTGCGGTTAGCCCAGGACCACTCTATTCTGAACCCTCAGAAGTGGCACTGCGTAGACTGCAACACCACAGAGTCTGTGTGGGCCTGCCTGAGCTGCTCGCATGTGGCCTGCGGCCGCTACATCGAGGAACATGCGCTCCGTCACTTCTTGGAGAAGCGCCACCCGGTGGCCTTGGAGGTCAATGAGCTGTATGTCTTCTGCTACCTGTGTGATGACTATGTACTGAACGACAATGCCACGGGTGACCTTAAGCTACTGCGTGGCACGCTCAATGCCATCAAGAGCCAGCGCTATGAGTGCACGACGCGCAGCGGGCGCACCCTGCGCTCCGCGGCTGCCGCGGGAGACGACGTCCCCCAGGGCGGTGCTCAGGAGCTGCTGCTCAGGGACGAGGACCGCATGTTCACAGCTCTGTGGCACCGGCGCCGCGCACTTATGGGCCGGGTGTTCCGCTCGTGGTTTGAGCTGACGGAAGGAGGGCGGCAGCGGGCGGAGGAGGAGCGGCAGCGGGAGGAGGCAGAGGAGCGCAGGCGGGAGGCACAGGACCGGCGACAGGAACTGAAGCGGCGGCGCATGGAGGTCCTGCGGGGCGCCCCACCCCGGAAGAGCCGGCGCCTCCTCCAGCAGCAGCACAGTCGAAGGTCTGCAGGCAGGGTTGCAGCTCCCAGGGCTGTCTGCTCTGGAACCATCAAGACGTCAAAGAGCCCCAGAGTGCTTAAATCCTCACCGAGGAGGGGGAGGGCAACCGCAAAGCCTATGCCGATCCCGGCCCATTCAGGCAAAACCAAAACGAGAAGCAGAGCTGCCAAAGCCCCGCCCTCTGTTCGGTCGGCGAGCCCGCCCCCCAAGGTGGGCGACTCACCCATCAAGCGGAGGCCCACGGTGACCCCAGGCGTGACTGGGCTGCGTAACCTGGGCAACACCTGCTACATGAACTCCATCCTGCAGGTGCTGAGCCACCTGCACATCTTCCGGGAGTGTTTCCTGCAGCTGGACCTGAACCATGCGCTGGAGCTCCTGGCCAATGCCGTCAACGGGCGGCTGGTGGTGCGAGGGGGGGGCGACGGTGCAAAGGGCACCCACCTGTCGCTGGGGCCCACTGAGATGGCGGCGGTGGCCCCCCGCACGGGTTCGTTGGCGGGTTCGGGACTGAGCGGAGGTGCCTCGCGCTCCCGCAGCATGGAGCTGATCCAGCCCAAGGAGCCTAGCTCCAAGCACATCTCCTTGTGCCACGAGCTGCACACCCTCTTCCAGGTGATGTGGTCGGGGAAGTGGGCACTGGTGTCGCCCTTCGCCATGCTGCACTCTGTGTGGCAGCTTATCCCCGCCTTTCGCGGATACGCCCAGCAGGACGCCCAGGAGTTCCTGTGCGAGCTGCTGGACAAGGTGCAGCGCGAGCTTGAGAACACGGGCACCTTGA
The nucleotide sequence above comes from Paramormyrops kingsleyae isolate MSU_618 chromosome 3, PKINGS_0.4, whole genome shotgun sequence. Encoded proteins:
- the usp44 gene encoding ubiquitin carboxyl-terminal hydrolase 44 isoform X2, giving the protein MDRCKHVGRLRLAQDHSILNPQKWHCVDCNTTESVWACLSCSHVACGRYIEEHALRHFLEKRHPVALEVNELYVFCYLCDDYVLNDNATGDLKLLRGTLNAIKSQRYECTTRSGRTLRSAAAAGDDVPQGGAQELLLRDEDRMFTALWHRRRALMGRVFRSWFELTEGGRQRAEEERQREEAEERRREAQDRRQELKRRRMEVLRGAPPRKSRRLLQQQHSRRSAGRVAAPRAVCSGTIKTSKSPRVLKSSPRRGRATAKPMPIPAHSGKTKTRSRAAKAPPSVRSASPPPKVGDSPIKRRPTVTPGVTGLRNLGNTCYMNSILQVLSHLHIFRECFLQLDLNHALELLANAVNGRLVVRGGGDGAKGTHLSLGPTEMAAVAPRTGSLAGSGLSGGASRSRSMELIQPKEPSSKHISLCHELHTLFQDAQEFLCELLDKVQRELENTGTLTPANVPANQRRLIKQVLSVVNTIFHGQLLSQVTCLSCDNRSNTIEPFWDLSLEFPERYHCNGKETKESAAQYSCHLTEMLAKFTETEALEGNIYACELCNNKRRKFSSKAIVLTEARKRLMVHKLPQVLRLHLKRFRWSGRNHREKIGVHVCFDQELNMEQYCYRDPSPYPPKHNEHFLYDLSAVVMHHGKGFGSGHYTAYCYNTEGGFWVHCNDSKLNVCSVEEVCRAQAYILFYTQRVSQDKGRPL
- the usp44 gene encoding ubiquitin carboxyl-terminal hydrolase 44 isoform X1, with translation MDRCKHVGRLRLAQDHSILNPQKWHCVDCNTTESVWACLSCSHVACGRYIEEHALRHFLEKRHPVALEVNELYVFCYLCDDYVLNDNATGDLKLLRGTLNAIKSQRYECTTRSGRTLRSAAAAGDDVPQGGAQELLLRDEDRMFTALWHRRRALMGRVFRSWFELTEGGRQRAEEERQREEAEERRREAQDRRQELKRRRMEVLRGAPPRKSRRLLQQQHSRRSAGRVAAPRAVCSGTIKTSKSPRVLKSSPRRGRATAKPMPIPAHSGKTKTRSRAAKAPPSVRSASPPPKVGDSPIKRRPTVTPGVTGLRNLGNTCYMNSILQVLSHLHIFRECFLQLDLNHALELLANAVNGRLVVRGGGDGAKGTHLSLGPTEMAAVAPRTGSLAGSGLSGGASRSRSMELIQPKEPSSKHISLCHELHTLFQVMWSGKWALVSPFAMLHSVWQLIPAFRGYAQQDAQEFLCELLDKVQRELENTGTLTPANVPANQRRLIKQVLSVVNTIFHGQLLSQVTCLSCDNRSNTIEPFWDLSLEFPERYHCNGKETKESAAQYSCHLTEMLAKFTETEALEGNIYACELCNNKRRKFSSKAIVLTEARKRLMVHKLPQVLRLHLKRFRWSGRNHREKIGVHVCFDQELNMEQYCYRDPSPYPPKHNEHFLYDLSAVVMHHGKGFGSGHYTAYCYNTEGGFWVHCNDSKLNVCSVEEVCRAQAYILFYTQRVSQDKGRPL